A single Brienomyrus brachyistius isolate T26 chromosome 11, BBRACH_0.4, whole genome shotgun sequence DNA region contains:
- the LOC125751847 gene encoding dual oxidase maturation factor 2-like, with product MTFYNDIYPFYPEQRTPFIFNLNLLIVILVLSVFAAAFLLILPGIRGKPRLFWMIRIILSLFVGAVIVAVNFSGDWAAGGAKVTTTYKSFSSGVVSADVGLRVGLSGINVTLKGDPVNQLNETIDYNEMFRWTDILDKDYAEALKRGLPNPILHIAEKFTLNSPCGLFYQYRYSGRYTSATMWTAFCCWLIANILLSMPVVLYAGCMMLATGAFIFFSLASFATIQNVPPCIFTVGTVSFQLEFGASFWLSLTIGLLTTFLGVLVVLLDCLAPEALKEAFSMTSGEDDDDEPVLGTAYINHSFLEDVTGASQEQALRQTAKDLTYINMPNL from the exons ATGACGTTCTACAACGACATTTACCCATTTTACCCCGAACAAAGGACTCCCTTCATCTTTAACCTGAACCTCCTTATTGTGATACTTGTGCTGTCGGTCTTCGCAGCTGCTTTCCTTCTGATTCTCCCGGGGATTCGCGGCAAGCCG AGGCTTTTCTGGATGATCCGAATAATTCTCAGCTTATTTGTGGGCGCAGTAATTGTAG CGGTGAACTTCTCTGGCGACTGGGCAGCCGGCGGCGCAAAAGTGACGACGACGTACAAGTCATTCAGCAGCGGGGTGGTGAGCGCGGACGTCGGGCTCCGCGTCGGGCTGTCGGGGATCAACGTCACGCTGAAAG GAGACCCCGTGAACCAGCTAAATGAGACCATTGACTACAATGAGATGTTCCGCTGGACAGACATCTTGGATAAGGACTACGCAGAGGCGCTGAAGAGGGGCCTTCCAAATCCCATTTTGCACATTGCTGAGAAATTCACCCTCAACAGCCCCTGCGGTCTCTTCTACCAGTACAGATACTCTGGGCGGTACACTTCTGCCACCATGTG GACGGCTTTCTGCTGCTGGCTCATCGCCAACATCCTCCTGTCCATGCCTGTCGTCCTCTACGCCGGCTGCATGATGCTTGCCACCGGagcatttattttcttttccttGGCCTCCTTCGCCACCATACAGAACGTTCCTCCGTGTATTTTCACCGTAGGGACTGTCTCCTTCCAGCTGGAGTTTGGCGCCTCCTTCTGGCTGTCGCTAACAATAG GTCTGCTCACCACGTTTCTCGGCGTGCTGGTGGTGCTGCTGGACTGCCTGGCACCTGAGGCACTGAAGGAGGCCTTTAGCATGACGTCGGGTGAGGATGACGATGACGAACCCGTTCTGGGGACGGCCTACATCAACCACAGCTTTCTGGAGGACGTGACGGGTGCATCACAGGAGCAG GCACTAAGACAGACAGCAAAGGACCTCACATATATCAACATGCCCAAT CTTTAA